The following proteins are encoded in a genomic region of Glycine max cultivar Williams 82 chromosome 18, Glycine_max_v4.0, whole genome shotgun sequence:
- the LOC100813750 gene encoding uncharacterized protein yields the protein MSSGVDSVRDPLDNAWKTLRFPIIKPRELLLLFLKAGIAVSMLLIITLFITLYNQPFYPNNNHTTMKYMLQQKTPEEKASTNISHLLFGIGGSSATWQTRRQYSELWWRPGATRGFVWLESHPPDNTTWPETSPPYRVSGDTSVFKYTCSYGSRSAIRIARIVKESFELGLENVRWFVMGDDDTVFFTDNLVTVLSKYDHNEMYYVGGNSESVEQDVIHFYTMAFGGGGFAISYPLAKELVRILDGCIDRYAEFYGSDQKIQSCISEIGVQVTKEPGFHQVDIHGNPYGLLAAHPVAPLVSLHHLDYVDPIFPNTTRVNAVKKLITAYKMDPGRTLQKSFCYDLRRNWSVSVSWGYSVELYPSLRTSKELETAFETFRTWRTWHDGPFTFNTRPVSVDTCERPHVYVLDGVRNVDGDMTRSWYRKTVDASGKECAREEYARALEVQYVDVYASRFVPDKWKKAPRRQCCEIMDGADGVNSSVVRVKIRGCRRFESVTPS from the exons ATGTCTTCTGGTGTGGACTCAGTTCGTGACCCTCTCGATAACGCATGGAAAACGCTTCGTTTCCCCATCATCAAACCCAGAGAGCTTCTCCTTTTGTTCCTCAAAGCGGGTATCGCCGTTTCAATGCTCTTAATCATAACCCTCTTTATCACTCTCTACAATCAACCTTTTTATCCTAACAACAACCACACAACCATGAAATACATGCTCCAACAGAAAACCCCTGAGGAAAAAGCCTCCACCAACATCTCCCACCTCCTGTTTGGCATTGGCGGCTCGTCTGCTACGTGGCAGACGCGTCGCCAATACTCTGAACTCTGGTGGCGTCCTGGCGCTACCAGAGGCTTCGTCTGGTTAGAAAGTCACCCGCCAGACAACACGACTTGGCCAGAGACCTCCCCGCCGTACCGAGTCTCCGGCGACACGTCGGTGTTCAAGTACACGTGCTCGTACGGGTCGCGCTCCGCGATTCGTATAGCAAGGATTGTAAAGGAGAGCTTCGAGTTAGGGTTGGAGAACGTGCGGTGGTTCGTCATGGGCGACGACGACACCGTTTTCTTTACCGACAACCTCGTCACGGTGTTGTCGAAATACGATCACAACGAAATGTACTACGTTGGAGGGAATTCGGAGAGCGTGGAGCAGGATGTTATACACTTCTACACCATGGCGTTTGGTGGTGGCGGGTTCGCCATAAGTTACCCTTTGGCGAAGGAACTGGTGAGGATTTTGGACGGCTGCATTGATCGTTACGCTGAGTTTTATGGGTCCGATCAGAAAATTCAGAGCTGCATCAGTGAGATTGGGGTTCAGGTCACCAAAGAACCGGGTTTTCATCAG gtAGATATACATGGTAACCCATATGGTTTGTTAGCGGCACACCCGGTGGCACCGTTAGTATCGTTGCACCACTTGGACTACGTGGACCCCATATTCCCCAACACGACCCGCGTTAACGccgttaaaaaattaataacggCGTACAAAATGGATCCGGGTCGGACCCTACAGAAGAGCTTCTGCTACGACCTCCGTAGAAACTGGTCCGTTTCGGTGTCGTGGGGATACAGCGTGGAGCTCTATCCCTCTCTGCGCACTTCCAAGGAGCTCGAAACGGCGTTCGAGACATTCCGCACGTGGCGGACCTGGCACGATGGCCCGTTCACATTCAATACCCGACCCGTCAGTGTCGACACGTGCGAGAGGCCGCACGTGTATGTGCTGGATGGGGTTCGTAATGTGGATGGGGACATGACCCGATCTTGGTACAGAAAAACCGTGGACGCTTCGGGGAAGGAGTGCGCGCGTGAGGAGTACGCGCGGGCTTTGGAAGTTCAATACGTCGACGTTTATGCGTCGCGCTTTGTGCCGGACAAGTGGAAAAAG GCGCCACGAAGGCAATGCTGCGAGATAATGGACGGCGCAGATGGGGTGAACTCTAGTGTGGTTCGCGTCAAGATCAGAGGGTGTCGTCGATTTGAAAGCGTGACTCCTTCGTAG